One segment of Asterias rubens chromosome 2, eAstRub1.3, whole genome shotgun sequence DNA contains the following:
- the LOC117303235 gene encoding cholecystokinin receptor type A-like gives MSSAFNSTQLFNGTTLEPAFVELGVNVFRIIYFALILLLGVPGNSLILRVYWTKTLKTSTHVFIMTLAWADLAVCLIKVVNIPYRVLLMMGHEIPAVIRLLLALEPTAIGTSIMITAVIAVDRYDCVCRPHRRFFTHRRGKIAAWASFLFSVLINIPEYVGVFSSIPILTIILACHAIICVTTLVMVAVFYSLVYKAIRQHVKVGASSLRTRRNDCSTICPSTVVVPETSSIDDGSKPSTSKVRKEVWVASVPTQAASSAKQILATDLQTRSSLDIESGLEANRQRTHPEHPSNVSQLQRKTTKMLFVTSVFFFMTWMPYWIFIFMLFVTSVIIFMKWLPYWIFVTVSFASKDGLNIDPTFLQVLTDMFLILYINHVVNPFIYGVANRRFRKDCRKVIRKFKLCQHLNFSYT, from the exons ATGTCATCAGCATTCAATTCAACCCAACTTTTCAACGGCACAACGCTTGAACCTGCCTTCGTTGAGCTTGGCGTAAATGTATTCCGGATAATTTACTTCGCACTTATTCTATTACTTGGTGTTCCCGGTAACTCTCTCATCCTCCGCGTGTACTGGACCAAGACTCTGAAGACAAGCACCCACGTTTTCATCATGACATTGGCCTGGGCTGATCTTGCCGTCTGCCTTATCAAAGTAGTTAACATTCCATACCGAGTTTTACTCATGATGGGACACGAAATACCCGCTGTTATACGTCTTTTGTTGGCGTTAGAACCGACTGCCATTGGTACCTCCATTATGATAACGGCAGTGATTGCAGTAGATCGCTACGACTGCGTCTGCCGTCCACATCGGCGGTTCTTCACTCACAGACGGGGTAAGATAGCAGCCTGGGCATCGTTCTTGTTCTCAGTTCTGATAAATATTCCAGAGTATGTTGGAGTATTCTCATCCATTCCTATATTGACCATAATATTGGCATGTCATGCTATAATCTGTGTAACTACGCTCGTGATGGTCGCCGTGTTCTACAGCTTAGTTTACAAAGCAATCAGGCAACATGTGAAAGTTGGGGCCAGTTCGTTGAGAACCCGTCGCAACGACTGTTCGACAATTTGCCCTTCTACTGTTGTAGTTCCGGAGACTAGCTCTATCGACGATGGATCAAAACCAAGTACTTCTAAGGTTCGGAAGGAAGTCTGGGTTGCATCTGTACCAACTCAAGCTGCTTCATCAGCAAAGCAAATTCTTGCAACGGATCTACAGACACGATCTTCACTTGATATCGAGTCAGGGTTGGAGGCAAACCGTCAAAGAACACACCCCGAACACCCATCCAACGTTAGTCAACTTCAGCGTAAGACAACAAAGATGCTAtttgtgacaagtgtgtttttcttcatgACATGGATGCCATATTGGATCTTCATCTTT ATGCTCTTTGTGACAAGTGTGATCATCTTCATGAAATGGCTGCCATATTGGATCTTTGTCACAGTAAGTTTTGCCTCAAAGGACGGCCTGAACATCGATCCTACATTCTTGCAAGTACTGACTGACATGTTTCTCATTTTATACATTAACCACGTCGTCAACCCATTCATCTACGGAGTTGCAAACAGACGGTTCAGGAAAGACTGCAGAAAAGTGATTCGCAAATTCAAACTCTGTCAACATTTGAATTTCTCCTACACTTGA
- the LOC117303227 gene encoding cholecystokinin receptor type A-like, translated as MKDMSSAFNSTQLFNVTKLEPAFVQLGVNIFRIIFFALILLLGVPGNSLILRVYWTKTLKTSTHVFIMTLAWADLAVCLIKVANIAWRVLLLMGHEIPAVLRLLLAFETTAIGTSIMITAVIAVDRYDCVCRPHRRFFTHRRGKIAAWASFLFSVLINIPAYVGVFSSIPILTILRLACHAIICVTTLVMVAVFYSLVYKAIRQHVKVGASSLRTRRNDCSTICPSTVVAPEPSSIDDGSKPSTSKVRRFRVASVASSAKQTLATDLQTRSSLDTESGFEANRQRTRPDREQPSNISQLQRKTTKMLFVTSVFFLMTWMPYWIIIIVSFASTGGLNIDPTFLQVLNEMSLILYINHVMNPFIYGVANRRFRKDCREVIRKLKLC; from the coding sequence ATGAAAGACATGTCATCAGCATTCAATTCAACCCAACTTTTCAACGTCACAAAGCTTGAACCTGCCTTCGTTCAGCTTGGCGTAAATATATTCCGGATAATTTTCTTCGCACTTATTCTATTACTTGGTGTTCCCGGTAACTCTCTCATCCTCCGCGTGTACTGGACCAAGACTCTGAAGACAAGCACCCACGTTTTCATCATGACATTGGCCTGGGCTGATCTTGCTGTCTGCCTTATCAAAGTAGCCAACATTGCATGGCGAGTTTTACTCTTGATGGGGCACGAAATACCCGCTGTTCTACGGCTTTTGTTGGCATTTGAAACGACTGCCATTGGTACCTCGATTATGATAACGGCAGTGATTGCAGTAGATCGCTACGACTGCGTCTGCCGTCCACATCGGCGGTTCTTCACTCACAGACGGGGAAAGATAGCGGCCTGGGCATCGTTTTTGTTCTCAGTTCTAATAAACATTCCAGCGTATGTTGGAGTATTCTCATCCATTCCTATATTGACCATACTAAGATTGGCATGTCATGCTATAATCTGTGTAACTACGCTCGTGATGGTCGCCGTGTTCTACAGCTTAGTTTACAAAGCAATCAGGCAACATGTGAAAGTTGGGGCCAGTTCGTTGAGAACCCGTCGCAACGACTGTTCGACAATTTGCCCTTCTACTGTTGTAGCCCCGGAACCTAGCTCAATCGACGATGGATCAAAACCAAGTACTTCTAAGGTTCGGAGGTTCCGGGTTGCATCTGTTGCTTCATCGGCAAAGCAAACTCTCGCAACGGATCTACAGACACGATCTTCACTGGATACCGAGTCAGGGTTTGAGGCAAACCGTCAAAGAACGCGCCCCGATCGCGAACAGCCATCCAACATAAGTCAACTTCAGCGCAAGACAACGAAGATGCTCtttgtgacaagtgtgtttttcctCATGACATGGATGCCATATTGGATCATTATCATTGTAAGTTTTGCCTCAACGGGCGGCCTGAACATCGATCCTACATTCTTGCAAGTACTGAATGAAATGTCTCTCATTTTATACATTAACCACGTCATGAACCCATTCATATATGGAGTTGCAAACAGACGGTTCAGGAAAGACTGCAGAGAAGTGATTCGCAAACTAAAGCTCTGCTAA